A window of Solea senegalensis isolate Sse05_10M linkage group LG20, IFAPA_SoseM_1, whole genome shotgun sequence contains these coding sequences:
- the eya3 gene encoding eyes absent homolog 3 isoform X1: MSGRSAAEMDDSQELPELPAKKVKRELDGALEKEPSNLGGDGSPAASYSALSTASLDPGDQEQSDLERGATSQECADSLNPYAHSATDSTATPEYTQQVYQGSNPSVTSYTSQVAFPSLAQSSVYSTFPQTGQTYGLPPFGAMWPGIKTETGLPEAPSGGQPGFLSFSTTYTSTQPGQLHYSYPSQGSSFTTSSVYSNIPTATATTTASTTVGHQDFSSYNSLGQSQFSQYYSLPPSYVPAGLPSSDESGAGVGVAGYSAVKMEEAASAGLPPRDASPTENLPVGAALPVSVAPPAGAREQDEVGHRNSVGKSKGKGKKAENSPPAETDLERVFLWDLDETIIIFHSLLTGSYAQKFGKDQATVLNMGLQMEELIFELADTHLFFNDLEECDQVHIEDVASDDNGQDLSNYNFLTDGFNGPSGGGGVEWMRKLAFRYRRLKEIYNSYKGNVASLLSPMKRELLVRLQSEIESVTDAWLSTALKSLLLIQSRGKCMNVLVTTTQLVPALAKVLLYGLGEVFPVENIYSATKIGKESCFERIVSRFGKKVTYVVIGDGRDEEFAAKQHNMPFWRISTHGDLVSLHQALELDFL, from the exons ATGTCGGGACGCTCTGCTGCAGAGATGGATGACTCGCAGGAGCTGCCTGAGCTGCCG gcaaaGAAAGTCAAGCGTGAGCTCGACGGTGCACTGGAGAAAGAACCGAG TAATCTAGGTGGTGACGGGAGTCCAGCGGCCTCGTACTCTGCCCTGTCTACGGCCTCCCTCGATCCAG GTGATCAGGAACAGTCGGACCTGGAGCGAGGGGCAACATCTCAAGAATGTGCTGACTCACTGAACCCGTACGCTCATTCTG ccaCAGACTCGACGGCGACACCTGAATACACCCAACAGGTTTATCAAGGAAGCAA TCCATCAGTGACGTCATATACCAGTCAGGTGGCCTTTCCTTCTCTGGCCCAGTCCAGCGTGTACTCGACCTTCCCTCAGACGGGACAGACCTACGGCCTCCCGCCCTTCG GTGCTATGTGGCCAGGCATTAAAACAGAGACAGGGCTGCCTGAggcgccctctggtggccagCCTGGGTTTCTCAGCTTCAGCACCACATATACCTCAACCCAGCCAGGCCAGCTGCACTACTCATACCCCAGCCAAG GCTCAAGTTTTACGACATCAAGCGTGTATTCAAACATCCCCACAGCTACAGCCACCACCACGGCCTCCACCACTGTCGGCCATCAG GATTTTAGTAGCTACAACTCTCTGGGTCAGAGTCAATTCTCTCAGTACTACAGTTTGCCTCCCAGCTACGTCCCCGCTGGGCTGCCCAGCAGCGACGAGTCGGGCGCGGGTGTTGGCGTGGCCGGATATTCTGCGGTGAAGATGGAGGAGGCGGCTTCAGCTGGACTTCCTCCCAGAG ATGCATCCCCAACGGAAAACCTCCCAGTAGGAGCTGCTCTGCCTGTCAGtgtagcgccccctgctggtgccAGAGAACAGGACGAAGTTGGACATAGGAACTCTGTGGGTAAATCCAAGGGCAAAGGCAAGAAGGCAGAAAACTCTCCACCAGCTGAAACTGACCTGGAG cgtgTTTTTCTGTGGGATCTGGACGAGACTATTATCATCTTCCATTCACTGCTCACTGGCTCCTATGCACAGAAATTTGGCAAG gaCCAGGCGACTGTGCTGAACATGGGGCTGCAGATGGAGGAGCTGATCTTTGAACTGGCAGACACTCACCTCTTCTTCAATGACCTGGAG GAATGTGATCAAGTCCATATTGAGGACGTGGCCTCTGATGACAATGGACAGGACTTGAG TAACTACAACTTCTTGACGGACGGCTTTAATGGTCCCAGTGGTGGAGGAGGCGTGGAGTGGATGCGTAAACTGGCCTTTCGCTACCGTCGCTTAAAAGAGATCTACAATAGCTACAAAGGAAATGTCGCAA GTCTGTTGAGTCCCATGAAGAGGGAGCTGCTCGTGCGGCTTCAGTCTGAGATTGAGAGCGTTACAGACGCCTGGCTCAGCACAGCACTCAAGTCTCTGCTGTTAATCCAGTCCAG GGGGAAGTGTATGAACGTGCTGGTCACCACCACTCAGCTCGTTCCAGCGCTGGCCAAAGTTCTGCTGTACGGCCTGGGAGAAGTCTTCCCTGTGGAGAACATCTACAGTGCAACCAAAATAG GAAAGGAAAGTTGCTTTGAGAGAATCGTCTCCCGCTTTGGGAAGAAAGTGACATACGTGGTGATCGGTGACGGTCGAGATGAGGAGTTTGCAGCAAAACAG cACAACATGCCGTTCTGGCGGATTTCCACTCATGGTGACCTCGTGTCTCTGCACCAAGCGCTGGAACTGGACTTCTTGTAA
- the eya3 gene encoding eyes absent homolog 3 isoform X2, which produces MSGRSAAEMDDSQELPELPAKKVKRELDGALEKEPSNLGGDGSPAASYSALSTASLDPGDQEQSDLERGATSQECADSLNPYAHSATDSTATPEYTQQVYQGSNPSVTSYTSQVAFPSLAQSSVYSTFPQTGQTYGLPPFGSSFTTSSVYSNIPTATATTTASTTVGHQDFSSYNSLGQSQFSQYYSLPPSYVPAGLPSSDESGAGVGVAGYSAVKMEEAASAGLPPRDASPTENLPVGAALPVSVAPPAGAREQDEVGHRNSVGKSKGKGKKAENSPPAETDLERVFLWDLDETIIIFHSLLTGSYAQKFGKDQATVLNMGLQMEELIFELADTHLFFNDLEECDQVHIEDVASDDNGQDLSNYNFLTDGFNGPSGGGGVEWMRKLAFRYRRLKEIYNSYKGNVASLLSPMKRELLVRLQSEIESVTDAWLSTALKSLLLIQSRGKCMNVLVTTTQLVPALAKVLLYGLGEVFPVENIYSATKIGKESCFERIVSRFGKKVTYVVIGDGRDEEFAAKQHNMPFWRISTHGDLVSLHQALELDFL; this is translated from the exons ATGTCGGGACGCTCTGCTGCAGAGATGGATGACTCGCAGGAGCTGCCTGAGCTGCCG gcaaaGAAAGTCAAGCGTGAGCTCGACGGTGCACTGGAGAAAGAACCGAG TAATCTAGGTGGTGACGGGAGTCCAGCGGCCTCGTACTCTGCCCTGTCTACGGCCTCCCTCGATCCAG GTGATCAGGAACAGTCGGACCTGGAGCGAGGGGCAACATCTCAAGAATGTGCTGACTCACTGAACCCGTACGCTCATTCTG ccaCAGACTCGACGGCGACACCTGAATACACCCAACAGGTTTATCAAGGAAGCAA TCCATCAGTGACGTCATATACCAGTCAGGTGGCCTTTCCTTCTCTGGCCCAGTCCAGCGTGTACTCGACCTTCCCTCAGACGGGACAGACCTACGGCCTCCCGCCCTTCG GCTCAAGTTTTACGACATCAAGCGTGTATTCAAACATCCCCACAGCTACAGCCACCACCACGGCCTCCACCACTGTCGGCCATCAG GATTTTAGTAGCTACAACTCTCTGGGTCAGAGTCAATTCTCTCAGTACTACAGTTTGCCTCCCAGCTACGTCCCCGCTGGGCTGCCCAGCAGCGACGAGTCGGGCGCGGGTGTTGGCGTGGCCGGATATTCTGCGGTGAAGATGGAGGAGGCGGCTTCAGCTGGACTTCCTCCCAGAG ATGCATCCCCAACGGAAAACCTCCCAGTAGGAGCTGCTCTGCCTGTCAGtgtagcgccccctgctggtgccAGAGAACAGGACGAAGTTGGACATAGGAACTCTGTGGGTAAATCCAAGGGCAAAGGCAAGAAGGCAGAAAACTCTCCACCAGCTGAAACTGACCTGGAG cgtgTTTTTCTGTGGGATCTGGACGAGACTATTATCATCTTCCATTCACTGCTCACTGGCTCCTATGCACAGAAATTTGGCAAG gaCCAGGCGACTGTGCTGAACATGGGGCTGCAGATGGAGGAGCTGATCTTTGAACTGGCAGACACTCACCTCTTCTTCAATGACCTGGAG GAATGTGATCAAGTCCATATTGAGGACGTGGCCTCTGATGACAATGGACAGGACTTGAG TAACTACAACTTCTTGACGGACGGCTTTAATGGTCCCAGTGGTGGAGGAGGCGTGGAGTGGATGCGTAAACTGGCCTTTCGCTACCGTCGCTTAAAAGAGATCTACAATAGCTACAAAGGAAATGTCGCAA GTCTGTTGAGTCCCATGAAGAGGGAGCTGCTCGTGCGGCTTCAGTCTGAGATTGAGAGCGTTACAGACGCCTGGCTCAGCACAGCACTCAAGTCTCTGCTGTTAATCCAGTCCAG GGGGAAGTGTATGAACGTGCTGGTCACCACCACTCAGCTCGTTCCAGCGCTGGCCAAAGTTCTGCTGTACGGCCTGGGAGAAGTCTTCCCTGTGGAGAACATCTACAGTGCAACCAAAATAG GAAAGGAAAGTTGCTTTGAGAGAATCGTCTCCCGCTTTGGGAAGAAAGTGACATACGTGGTGATCGGTGACGGTCGAGATGAGGAGTTTGCAGCAAAACAG cACAACATGCCGTTCTGGCGGATTTCCACTCATGGTGACCTCGTGTCTCTGCACCAAGCGCTGGAACTGGACTTCTTGTAA